Below is a window of Candidatus Methylomirabilota bacterium DNA.
TCAACAGCTCCGTAAAGCGAGTTGCACCATCCACGCGATCAAGTACACCTTCGGTGCCGCACCTAAGATGCTTCCACCGAAACTTGGAGGCACGCGCGATGGCACGGAATGAAAGTAAAAAGCAATCCGCAACAGCGGCTACAAGAAGGGTCTCTGGGGACCACTGATCACCCGGTCCTCCAAATTGAGTCGGGGGCGCCGTAATCAACGAAGGCAGCCCATGGGAAGAAAGCGTTACGCTGCCGGCCTCGTCGGCTGAGGCTTCAATCTGATACCTATGGGGAAAATTTTCCATGAGTCCTCCTTTTCTCCGATATTCGATTGTATCTCTGTCCCCGAAGAGTTCAACCGGATCAATTTGGTTGGGGAGGAGGCGAAAATGATCACGTTCCCTTGATCGGGATAACGTCATTTGAAAGCGGCGCGGTCCACATCGGGCCGCCGTTTTTGCATTCAACGCCTGTAGGACTCAATTAAATAGCTCGTTAATTGCATCGTAGCGGCTTTACTCCAAGCAAACCCAAGCCTGGAGCGGGTTCCAGCCAAATCAGAATTGACCAATTTGTGAATCTGGCTAGGACTCAATTAAAGCGTCGTTGAACGAAACCGCTTCGCGGTGGGTGTGCTGTGTAGCGCTGTTCCACGGTTGGTCTTCTGGACTTGAATGACTCTGTCTAATGGTCTAAGCCCATTACATGCTGGCTGTCGCTGATGATGCGCCGGCACGACCTAAGTGCGAACTGGCCCATGTCTTCCGTGAGTATGGCGAGGACTATCGCCGCACTCATTGCTTACCTTTTTCGCACCGCAGGGTCATGCGGGCGATCGAACACTGTCGCACCTCCGCACTGGGAGGCCACATGGAGCAGTGCAACTTGTGTGGCTTTGAACACC
It encodes the following:
- a CDS encoding OsmC family protein, with product MENFPHRYQIEASADEAGSVTLSSHGLPSLITAPPTQFGGPGDQWSPETLLVAAVADCFLLSFRAIARASKFRWKHLRCGTEGVLDRVDGATRFTELLIRAHLELPKGGDSNKGRRLLEKAEQSCLITNSLIAKSKLESQIDVE